The Actinomadura graeca nucleotide sequence GGGCGAGGCCAACGCGCCCGTCGCGACGTTCGCCTACATGGCCGTCGGCGCGAAGTCGGCGACCGGCCAGCAGGCCACCATGTGGCTGAGCAAGAGCGGCAAGAGCTGGAACGTGTGGAACATCGCGTCCGGCCTGGACGAGGCCGTGTACCCGGCAAAGGCGGCGGGTGGCACGGTGTTCACCGAACCGCAGATCCACGCCTGGTACCGCCTGGCCGATGGCCGGGTCACCGGGCTCAATGACACCGCCGTCTCGTCTGTCGGAAAGTCGGGCGTGACGGTGGCGGCGTACCAGCGCATGGTCCACACGCGGTACGCCGACAAACTCCCGGGCTCGCAGTACCAGAAGTCCGGGCAGCTGGGCGGCTACTCGCCCTCGACCGGCGTCAGCAAGCCGGCGCCGGATCGGGGCCCGGCACCGGCCCTGATGGCACTGGGCGCCGGTGGCGCCGCGGCGGCGGCGGCCGGCATCGTCGTCGCCCGGCGCCGCCGGGTGCAGGGCTGAGGGTCCGGCCGATGAACGTGCGGGTCCCGGGGACCGCTGCCCCGGGACCCGCCGCCCCCCCCTGGCCCAGGTGGCCGGGGTGGAGCGCTTCAGGACGTGGCGACCGGCAAAGCCGGGTGTGCCTCGGGATGCTCGTCCCACCATTCGCCGTAGACGCGCTGGGCGCGGACGAGATCCATGTAGACGTCGTTGAAGTATCCCCGCAGGCGGCCCGCCGCCTGCTCCACCTCCGGCCGCCACACCAGGACGACCCGTTGCCCCAGCGGGTCGCCGGTTATGCGACGGAAGGCCATCCCGTCGCGCGGGGCCGCGGTCGGCTGATAGATGCCGATCGCGCGCCCCGACCGGATGAGCGACGTGGCGATCTGCCAGTCGGTGGACCAGAACCGCACGCGCGGCTGGAAGCCGGCGCCGGCGCACACCCCGCGGAAGTACGCCGGCCACGGGCCGTCGTCGAGCGGATCGTCCAGCCAGTCCTGATCGGCCAGGTCCGCCAGGTCGATGGTCGGGGACGCCGCGAGCGGGCTGGCGGTCGACATGCCGACGAGGGCGGGCTCGCACTCCACCAGGACGAGCCGTTCGAGGCCCTCCAGCACCGGGGCCGTGTAGTCCACCGGCTCCTGGAACAGCCCGATGTCCAGCGCGCCCGACGCGAGGAGCGCCGGGATGCGCCCGCCCCCCTGGTCGACGCGCAACTGGAGCCGCGCCCCGGGGGCCAGCCCGTCAAGGTGGTCGCTCAGCCCCGTCAGCGGCGGGCACGCCTGCACCCCGATCCGCAGCAGCGGCAGGGGCGAGGGATCGCTGCGCCGGTGCGCGAGCGCCGCGTTGAGGTCGTCGATGCAGGCCAGCGCGGCGCGGGCCCGCGTCGCCACCTCTTCGCCGACCGGCGTCGGCACCACCCCCTCCGGGGAGCGGACGAAAAGCTGCACGCCGAGGTGACCCTCGACCCTGCGGAGCATCGTGCTCACCGCGGGCTGGGTCAGGTTGAGCCGGGCCGCGGCCTTGCTGATGCTGCCCGTCGCGGCGACGGCCTCGATCATCCTGAGGTGATGGGGACCGAGATCCACGCGCGTCTCCTGACCGTGCCTCTGCCCCGTCGACTGGAATCAAGCGAATATTAACCCCGCGGAGGCCCTCGCAGAATAGAAATGCGTGCCATTCCGGTTACTTCCCGTGCGCCGGTTACGTCCGGCACTGTCGGGAAGCCGGGCGAGCGCGCCCGCCTCCCGGTTCACACAGACCCCGTGACCTGCCTCTTCACCCTCGGTTCACTCCACGGCGATCGCCGCTCCCCCTGCCACACCGTGGCAGCCCCCTCTCCCAGATTTCTCCGGCCGTCACTCGCCGGGCGCCCCGGCGGCGGCGCGGAGCGCGGTGATCACGGCGGCGAGCTGGGTGACGAGCCCGGCGACGCTCGCCTGGTCGGCGCCGTTGAC carries:
- a CDS encoding LysR family transcriptional regulator, producing the protein MDLGPHHLRMIEAVAATGSISKAAARLNLTQPAVSTMLRRVEGHLGVQLFVRSPEGVVPTPVGEEVATRARAALACIDDLNAALAHRRSDPSPLPLLRIGVQACPPLTGLSDHLDGLAPGARLQLRVDQGGGRIPALLASGALDIGLFQEPVDYTAPVLEGLERLVLVECEPALVGMSTASPLAASPTIDLADLADQDWLDDPLDDGPWPAYFRGVCAGAGFQPRVRFWSTDWQIATSLIRSGRAIGIYQPTAAPRDGMAFRRITGDPLGQRVVLVWRPEVEQAAGRLRGYFNDVYMDLVRAQRVYGEWWDEHPEAHPALPVATS